In Spiroplasma chinense, the DNA window CTTAAGTAGAGGTTCACCTGCAGTCCCGCTTGGTTCACCATCATTGTTGTACCCGTATTGATTACCGTCTGTTCCAATTTTGTAAGCTCAGCAATTATGTCTTGCATCATTTCTTTTGTACTTGTTAATAAATTGGTCTAGATCCTCTTTGGTGTTGACAACACCAATGTAAGTAATGAACTTAGATTTTTTTATTGTTTCTTCAAATGTGTAAACTTTGTTTTCACTTAAGACCTTCATAAAAAAACCACTTTCGTTACATATATATTCTACACACTAGTTCTCTAAAATGAAACACTTATTCGCTAATTTTTTATAGTAATCTCCATTAAACTTTGTATATCTAAACATGTTTGCTTGGCTTTGTATTTCGTAATATTGTAATTATAAACAAAAAAAGGGAGGCAATCCCTTTTTTTTGTTATGTCGCTCCGCGCAACCTTCTTTGTCCTACTATAACCTGTGGTTAAGTACCCAACTACATATAGCTGATTAATTTAATAATACCATATAATTTTAAAAAATCATATTTTAAATTTATTGTCAATAGGCATTGGAGTAAAAACTTATTTAAAAGTTTTACTCTTTTTTTTGAGCCTTTAGCTGTAAAAAAAACAAAATAGGTCATTAAAACCTTTAAATTTAGAATTTTTACTTTATAGTTTTTAATTTGCCAGAGAATATAATTTAGTTGAAGGGAGAAAGAATATGAAAAATACATTTTTAAAGTTAGCATCCGTTTTTTTAGTGACAGGTTCAATGGTGCCTACCATTAATGAAATAAATAATAATTTAAAAGTAGATAAAAATATAGCTAGATATGGAACAACCAGTATTTATATTTCCAAATCTCACCCATATTATGTGGGTTACTGAGGAAAAGGTGTTGTTAGAAGGAATACTGACCATGAGGCCTTAAATTTAAATATCAATTTAAAAGGAGGACTTACTAATGCTCAACTATATAGTTCGTTAATTACATTTGTTTTTGCATCATGGGGTTGAAACTTAAGTAGCGAAGCAAAGGGTCTGGTTAGTCCTGCGACTCACACTGTTACTGTAAGTTATGCGGATTGATATTTTGGTACTAGTAAATACTCAATAGGTACAATGTTGAGATTTGACTTGCCCAGACTTATTCAAAAAGAAACTAATTATATTTCAATGATTCAGCAAAATTATTTCAAGTTGGATACAAAAGAAAATATTTTACATGCAACAATTTCATCCATTGTCGAGACATACGTAAAGTCTTATAATTCTGGAAATAACAGAGGAACAGCTTATTATGGGCTGTCCAAAATCGATTTTAAATACATCATTTAGCTATAAGGGGTAGAGTAATGAGAAAAATTAATATTCCGAAAAATGTTTTTAAAATGGCAAAAATTAACTTAAAGATGGTTACACTAAGCAAAATAAATTTTGCTTTCTTAGGTGTAATCCTTTTTGTAAATTTTGCCTTTTCAGGCATCTATATATTTTTAAATTTTAACAGAACTAATAACGCTGATTATTCATATGTATTTGCAATAGAAAATGCATGTATATTATTTTTATTTTCTTTATTTTCAATCTATTGTACATCTAGGATTTATTTTTCAACAGAAAATAAAAGTTACCAGCTTTTGGAAAGACAATATGGTTTAAAAGGTTGAGTGTCATTTTTTGTAAGATACTTTCTAATTTTCGTCTATTTGTTGACAATAGTTTTCATATACTTTTTGTTGCAAACAATGTTAACTCAAATTAATGGGGTGAAAATATCTTTTCCTTTAATTAGTGCGCCTAAATTAAATCTAATTTTATACAGTATATTAGTTTTGAATGTTTTTATACTTTTAACATTAATTGTTAAAAGCTTGGCGGGTTTATTTTTAACTACATTATATATATTGTCTTTAATATTTGGACCTATTGTAACAGCTGCTTTAAAAGATGATTCACACCCCCAAAACCAAAGGGTAGTAGAAGAACTTACTTTTAAAATAAATATTGGTAAACAATTTGTTAAGTATTCAGAAAAAGATAAACTAAATCTTTATGATGGAAGTTATGAGCAACTTTTTATGTGATATGAAGATGAATATTACTTTAAAGACTTTAATCTAATGTCAAATTTAAGTAGTTTTTATCCTTATCAAGGATCAAATGTTGTGGATGCAATTATTTATAATGATGAACCTTTAAATTTCTACTTAGCTTTTTGGATGGGACAAACTTTAAATAGAAATGAAAATAATAAATATTTACTTGGATTTAGTGATAAGTTATTACAAGCTCATTTAGACTTAAAAACTTCTATCGAATCTATAGAAAGAAAAACAAATGTCACATGATCTCAACTACCTTATTATGAATGAGTGGAAGATGAAAAATATGTTCCTATTAATTTTAAAAAAACTTTAAAACAATTAAGAAAAACAACCTTTGGTAAAAACTATAAAAATCTATTACAGTTTATTGAACTTAATTTAGATGATTTATTAAATTATAGAGACCCTTTTAGTGATAGATATCCTTTATTTTTTTCAACAAGATTTATTGGAGGAAGTGTAATTGATACTCCTAAGAAAAATGAATTATGAGAAAAATATATTAATAATACAAATGAAGAAGTTAATGATTTTTATAAAGCATATCCAGAGTTTCTTGTAATTTCTCAAGTATTAAATATTGGTTTAATGAATTCTTATGCCATTTATACAGGAGCTCTTAACTTTTTTGAAAACAATTCATTACAATTTTTTTCTTTAGACTATTATGATAAAACCCTTTCAAAAATTAAAAGTAGAAGTTATGCTAATTACTTTAACTACTCTTCTTATTTAAACACTTCTTATTACAATGGCATTTATTCAAATGCATATTTAAATCAAACTTATCAATTCTGATGATTAGAACCAAAAAATTATTATGTATTAAATGATGACTTATTAATTAGTAACTGGAAAAATAACTCCTTATCTACAAAGTCATCAGTTCTTAAAAATGATTTGAAATTAAAAAATACTCAGATTGTAATATTTGCTTACGCTTTATTTATTGCTCAAGCTAGTCTAACTTTGTTGATTAGTTTTGTGATTTACAACAGAAGAAATATTGAAATATAAAAAATCAAAAGGAGAAATAAAAATGATTAAAATTGAAAATTTATCTAAAAAATATAAAGCATTTAGTTTATCCAATGTAAGTTTTGATTTTTTAAAAGAAGATTTAATTGCTTTTGTTGGAGATAATGGTTCAGGAAAGACCACAACCATAAAGTTAATTTTTAACTTAATAAAAAAAGATAATGGTGAAGTTTACTATAACAATGATAAATTACATACTAATTCTAATTTATCAAAAATAGCATTTTTTCCAGATTCAAATAACATACCTTTAGAACTTACAATCATCGAGTATATGGAATATATAGCAGCCATCACTGATGTTGAAAAAGAAGAATTCATTATAAGATCTGAGAATATTTTTAAAATGTTAAACTTAAAAGAAATTAAAAAGAAAAAACTAAAACAATTATCTGGAGGAATGAAAAAAAGAGCTGTGATGGCTGGGATTTTAATTTCAAAACCTGAATTTATAATTTTTGATGAACCTACAGCAAATCTTGATGTTGAGGCAAAGATTGAGTTTATTGAACTTATAAAAAAATTACATGAACGAGGAGTTGGCATTTTAATTACCAGTCATATTATTGATGAACTTCAATCAATTGCTAACAAACTTATAATAATTAAAAGTGGAAGTATTGTTTATAATGAAGCTTTTGATAACTCAAAATCAAGTATAAAAGAAATATATTTGAAATTTAAAGATAAAAGAGAATCAAATCTTAAAGAGTTGGATAAAATTTATGAATAGTTTAAGGATGAATGTATTATTTTCTTGATTGAATTTCAAATTTATTTTTAAAAGTATCATTAACTTTGTTTTTCTAATCTCAATATCAGTTTTATTTTTCACGTTTTTGGGTCTTTATAGTTCTTATGATTTAAAAAGTGATTTTGAAATAAAGTATTACAAACTAATTTCAATTGAAAATACTTTGACTGCAATTTTGTTTGGTTTCTTTTCAATTATTTTAGTAGCAAAAGTTTATGTAACACCAGAAGCAAAAAACAGATATCTTATGGAAAAGCAATACGGTATAAAAACTATTAAATCTTTTGGCTTAAGATATTTGACCATAATTATGTATTTGTATTTAACTATTTTTGCATATTTTATTTTACAAATATTTACAATCCCTTTTATTGTTGCAACCAATATTTCAATAAAGATGATAGTAGTTCCAAAACTTAATTTACTTATTTTCTCTCTTTTAACTTCAAGTTTATCACTTATCTTTTTAACAATTTTTAACTCCTTTTATGGAATAATTGCTGCTATCACTTTAATTTCCTTTATGAGTTTAGGATCTATTTTTTCAGCCTTAGTTAAAGCTGACTGAAAAAATAAAAATGATATCATGTTAGGAGAAATAACTTATAACATAAAATTAGGTCAAGAATTTTATAAGGCGGCTGTTAAAGATGGTTTTAATTTTTATAGTGAGGATTATCATCTTTTTAAATTAAATGAACAAGATGAAAATTACTATTATAAATATTTTGAAGGTTCTGAAAATCTATCATCATTTTATAAAAATAAAAATATTGGCAATATTAAAGCTGATTTTTCAAATTTCTATGCAACTTTTTTAAAAGGACAAAATCTAAACAGAGATATTTTAGAAAACAACGGTGAAGTCAAATTTATTTTAGGATTTGATTTACAATATTTAACTTTTTTCAACGAATTAAAAGAGTTTTTACAATCTAAAGACTTAATGTCAAATTTAAAATGACAAGATACACCAAGTTACAATGATATTTTAGAGATAAAACCTATTAAATTTGATTTAACTAACTTTGTATTGGAAATCAAAAAAAGTGAAATGATGAGTCGCTATAAAAATTTAATTTTATTTATTGAAAAAAATTGAAATTCACTTTTAAATAAAAATTATAATAACATTTTTAAATATAAAGTTTTTGAAGAAATAAATGTTTTACCAGAAGGTGACAACATTGAAGAAAAACTTTGAGAGAGTAGTGTTTTATTTCAAAACAAAGAAGTAAATGATTTTTACAAGAAGAACCCTGAATTCTTATTAATAAGTCAAATACTAAACAAAGGTTTTGTAAATTCATTTAATATCAATTTTTTAAATCATGTAATTTATACAGATAGGGTTAGAAATTATGTAATCACTTTAGATGAGTATGATAAATACTTAAAAAACAATAAGACAAGTCAATTTATAAATATTTTCAATCTTAATGGTTATCTTAACTCTCAATACTTTAATAATTTTGAAAAAGCCATTTTTTTAAATCAAGTACAAGGGTTATGGGATATAAAACAAACTAAGTACTTTGATATTAGAAAACAAATAAAGTCAAATGATTATTGAAGTCAAGAACAAGATTGAGTAGATACCACAAGATCAATTTTTAGTGACTTTGGAAAACCTAAAAATTCCAATATTCTTATTTACATCTATGGTTTTTATCTTTTTGTTTTTACAATAGCTTCATTATTATCTTTCTATATTTTTTTAAAAAAAAGAGAAGTTTGGTAATTAAATTTAGAGTCTGCAATGTGATAAATGTTGGCAATTAATATTGAGTGGTTATAAGGCTTTTTTTCTATTGTATAATGATAAAGAAGTAAACGTTGAAAAAAACTTCTAACAATTATAACTATAGTGCTTTAATTTTGGGATTCTTATGTTTATCTAAAAAACCCCAATAAATATAAATCAAGAATTAGATATTTTGTTAGAAAGGATGAACGCTTTGAAAATAATCTATAATAATAATTTTTTACCTATTTTTAAATTAAATGCAAAAAGAACATTTTTAAATAAACAAAATTGTATCTGACTTGCATCTTTCTATATGTTTTACGCAATAATGTTGTTATTGTTTTTCTCTCTAGGAAGTCTTGATAAATCAAATGAAAATTTTTGAAAGCTTTTAAGTTTCGAAAATATATTTAGTTATATTTTCATTTCATTATATAGTGGTTTTATAATGATAAAACTTTATTTTTCCAGCGAAGCAAAAAGTTATTTACAAATTGAAAAACAATATGGTTTTAAGATATGAAAAACCTTTGTTGTAAGATTTTCTTTATTTTTTTGTTATATGTTTATATTTATATCAATAAAATTTTTACTATCTTTTATACTTACATTAAAATATGATCTTAGTTTTATAGTATTATATTTTTCCCTGCCAAATTTTAATTATTTATTAATAATCTTGTTTATTTTCAGTATAGCTTTTATAACTTTATTTTTATTTAATCAACTATTAGGTCCTCTAGTTTATGCATCTATAGCGGTTTTACTTTCTGTGGGCCCAATAATTTCAAGTGCTATGAAAACCGAAATTGACCTTATGAATGTCAATTCTGTAAATACTCTACTTTTTAATGCACAAATAGGTAAAGATTTTTACGATGCTATTAAAAAAGATGGATTGACATTATATTCTGGAGAACAAAATCAACAACTCTTTAAAATGGATGAAGACTCAGAATTTTATTATTCATATTTTGAAGAGTTTTTAGATACAGAGCCAGCTGAAAATTTTATACGTATATCAATTGAAGAAGATTTGTATAAACCTTATACATTAGGCCAAGCTTTAAATAAAAATTCTATAAACGGAGAAGATAAATATGTTATGGGTTTTGATAAAAGTTTTTTGGATATGTTTTTTTCACTTCAAGATAGTGTAAAAGACTTAAATGTTAGTACAGAAAAAGCAAAACAGTTACCGTATAAAGAAATTGTAGAATATTTAAAAAAACAGGAATTTGGAGAAAAATATAAACACTTGTTAAGTTTCGTTCAAGAACATAATGAAACCATTAGGGGTTATGTTTATGATGAAATGTTTAATCAAGATGAGTATGATGAAAACAATTCATACAAAAAATTTTATATGGACAACCCCTCATTTTTGATTATTTCTCACACTCTGATTTTTGGATTTAAAAATTCCTTTGCTCTTGACAGTCGCTTTTTTCGTTTTACTTTAAAAGATGAAACAACTCGTAGAATGAGTGTAAGTGATTATTTTGATATAATAAAAGAGTCTAGGAAAAGACAAATATTAAACTACTTTAATTTTAATAAGTATCTACAATTTCAATATACCAACCAAATTAAAAATGGGGAATATTTATATTTGGTTTATGGCTTTTGAGATAGTGAAATAATTGAATATTTTCAAATATCTCAAGACGCGATGAATAAAGGTGCAGACAATGAACCCTTAGATACAAGAAGCTCCATTTATTCAAAAGATTTTGAAACCAAAAAAACTTATATTTTAGTTTATGTTTATTCGATCTATTTAATAAAAATAATTTTAGGCTTAGTAATTTCTTTTATTCTTTTTAAGAAAAAGAGTTTTAGAGATTAAAAAAGAAAGAAGGGTTAAAATGATTCGTATTGAAAATTTAACAAAAAAATATAAAGACTTTAGTATAGAGAATATATCTTTTCAGATCTTAAAAGATGAACTAATAGCTTTTGTTGGAGATAATGGTGCTGGTAAAACAACCACAATTAAAGCAATTTTCGATTTAATAAAGAGAGATGGGGGAGAAATTTATTATAATAACGAAAGTTTATTTTCAAATTCTAACTTAACAAAAATTGCTTTTTTCCCCGATTCAAATAATATTCCCTTAGAATTAACCGTTTTAGATTATATGGAATATATTGCTGCAGTTACAAGTTTGGGTAAAAAAGAGTTTTATGCTAGATCTGAAAACATTTTGGAAATGTTAGAATTTAGAGATGCTAAAAAGAAAAAGTTAAAAAATTTATCTGCAGGTATGAAAAAGAGAGCTGTAATGGCAGCTATACTAGTTTCTAAACCTGAATTTATAATATTAGATGAGCCAACAGCTAATTTAGATGTTGAGGCAAAGATTGAATTCATAGAACTAATTAAGAAATTACATGAAAAAGGTGTGGGTATTTTAATTACAAGTCATATTATTGAAGAATTACAAGAAGTTGCTAATAAATTAATAATAATTAAAAAAGGTAAATTAGTGTTTAATGAAAAAATAGATAATAAAAATATAAGCATTAAAGAAATTTATTTGAAATTTAAAGATGATAAAGAATCGAAGCTTGGTGGTTTAGACAAAATTTATGAATAATATACAGTTTAAGTATTTATTTAAAATTTCAAAAATTAATTTTAGATATATTACTAAAAATTATATAAACTTAGCATTCTTATCATCGTTTGCGATCATTTTTATAATTTTTTCAGCATTGTACTTAAAAATAAATTCTAAAGAAAGTTATGACACTGTTTATTTAAATTTATTGGCTATAGAAAACACTGTTGTATATTCATTTTTTGGTTTCTTTGCGGGATTTCTAACAATTCAAATGTTTTTCTCAAAAGAAGCTAAGAATTATCAAATTCTAGAAAAACAATATGGTTTGAAAGTTTATAAAAGTTTCTTAATAAGATATTTATCATTAATGTCTTATGTCATGATGGTAACTTTATTATATATTTTATTAGAAGTTATGGTAATTTATCTAGGTCTTGGAAATGGAGATTTAGCAAAAATAATTGCCTTGTCAAAATTTAATTTACTAATTTTTATACCTGTTATATTTGGGGTTACTTTTATTCTTACAATACTTGTAAAGAATGAAATTGGAATAATGTTAACTGTGATATATATTTTGTTTGTAAATATTGGACCTCTTTTTTCGGCTATATTAAAATCTGAATCTGCAAGAAAAAATGATATTTTAATAGGTGAGGTAAATTTTAATATAAAAGTAGGTAAAGATTTTTTTGAAGCCTCACAAAGAGATGAATTAAATCTTTATGATGGAAAAAGTCACTTGTTTAAACTGAATAAGGAAGATGACAAATATTATTATAATTTTTTAAATGATTCAGAATTATTAACTAGCTTTAGAAATTTTTCAACCTCTAACGAAATAAAAGTTGATTTTAGGAATGTCTATTATACATATTTATCGGGGCAAACTTTAAATAGAGAATATGTGGGAGATGATGTTAAATATATTCTTGGTTTTAACAAAGAATATATTAATTTCTTTATAGAATTACAAGATTTTTTACAAAGTAGATCAAGATATGTTAGTTTTAGTTGAGAAGAAACTCCTTTCTTTGTAAAATCTTTTCCTCAAAAATTAAAGAAGTTTGATTTTAATAAATTGATCGATGAATTAAAACATTCAAATCTGAACACCAAATACCCCAATCTAATAAGATTTGTTGAGCAATATTGAGACTTTATCTTAAATTACAACCTAAATGAGTTATTTTCTTATAAGCTTTTTACAGAAGATGGTGGAGTTGATTCTAAAGGAGATGAGGTTTGAGATAATTTTGTTTTAACACAAAATGAAGAGGTTAATGATTTTTATAATGAATATCCTGAATTTTTACTTTTATCACAAGTGATAAATATAGGATTCATAAATTCTTTTAATTTGAATATTTCAAAATACAATATATCATCTTCAAAAAATGTTGATATAGCTTTTGAAATTGATGAATATAAAAAAATGTTAAACAAAAATAAAGTTAATCAATTTTTGAATTATTTTAACTATAATAGTTATTTAACAGGTCAGTTTTTATCTTCAAATAAAGCAACTCTAGCTTTAAATCAATTAAAGAAAACATGAACTTATTCTTCTGTTAAAAACTTTGTTATAAATGAAGAAATGTTAAATAACCAAACAGATCTTGGATATGATTATGATTTTATAAATACTTCAGAATCAATATTTTCAAAATCTATAAAGGAAAAACATACAAACATATTGATATACATTTATAATGTAAATTTTGCTTTGATGGTTGTTTTGTCTGGTTTAAGTTTTTGAATATACGTTAAAAATTCTAAAAAAGATTGAAATTAAGAAAATATTTCCAATTTAACTAAATTATTATATAATGTAGTTGGAGGTGGATTATGAAAAAACTTATTACTGTTTTAGCAAGTACATTATTAACTATAACTCCAATATCAGCTTCTTCGGGGGCAATTAAAGAAGAATACCAAGTTAACAATAAACTAAGGGTTGATTCTAGAAGTGTTATTAAAAAAACAATTTCATTAAATAGAGGAGAAACACACGATGTTGGCCCTAGAGACACCAAAGGCAGTTTAACCTTTAGACCAAATAAATCAGCAGATTTTTTTATAGATTTAAAAAATATAGGGCTTACAACACAACAATTATATAGCTCTAAATTTACTTTTAATTTTAATAGTGTTTATTGAGATTTAAGAAGTGATGCCAAGGGTTGAGTTATTCCGAACCCTGAAAGTTTTGAAGTTTCTTATCTGGAATGGTATACAGGACAGTCGGATCACTCAATAGGTAAGATGCTGGTCGTTGACCTACCACAATTAATTAAAAAAGAAACTAATTACATATCTATGATTCAAACAAACTTATTCCTGCTTGATGAAATAAATAGGGTTGTATATGGCAATATTTTCACTACAATTACAACCTATATTAAATCTTATAGTTCAGGAAATAATACCGGAACAGTATGATTCGGAATTAATAGTATAGATATTGAATATTTTGCTTAATAACAAACAGCACTCACTTGTGAGTGTTTTTATAAATAAGGCGGTGAACAATTTGGAAAACAAAAATATATTTAAGTTTTATACACTGGCAAAAATTAATGCCAAAAGATTATTTCTTAATAAGTCTAATTACATTTCTTCAATAATTTATTTAGGTTATTTTTTGGTTTTTTATTTATTGTTTTTATTTAACGGAGGGGCAACTAAAGACAATGCAGCTTTTTGAAAAATACTCGCTTTTAAGAGTATGTTTTCGTATATTGCATTAAACGTGTATCTTGGTTATTTTGTTTTAAAAATATTTTTCTCAAATGAAGGTAGAAATCTTTTAACTATTGAAAAGCAATTTGGAATTAAAGAATGGCAATCATTCTTAGTAAGATATTTTTTAGTTGTATGCTACATATATTTATTTATAGGATTGGAATCTATATTGCTACTTTCGTTAGCGGTGAATTTTGATATTTCCTTTATTGCGGTTTATGTCGCTTTGCCTCATTTAAACTATTTATTATTAGTGTTATTCATTATAAGTATTATTTTTATTTTAGTAATTTTATTTAGTAAAGTGTTAGGGACAATTTTTTACACTACTTTAATGGTGTTAACAGCATCAAGTCCAATACTATCAAGTGCTTTAAAATCAGAAAATAATTTTGAACACGTCAGAAGTGTTGATGAGTTTTTGATTAATATAAATTTGGGTAAACAGTTTTATAGGGCAGCAAAAGATGACAACCTGACCCTATATTCCGAAAATGCTCAACAACTTTTTGGTGATTGATCAAATCCATTTTATTATTCTTATTTAGGCGATGATGGTTCCTTGATGGGGTTGAATAACTTTAATGAAAATGCCATGAAAAAATTTGATGAAAATTTATGAAAGTCTTATTTTTATGGTCAAACCTTAAATAAAAACTTAATTAATGACGAAGAAATTTATATCATGGGATTTGATCCAAGTTTTTTAGACATGTTCTTATCGTTAAAAGAAACTTTAAAAGATATGAAAATAAATAAAGAATTGAATGGTTATTTACGAGTTGTTAATACTGTAAATGAATTAAAAAAGACAAATTTTGGTTCTAAGTATAGAAACTTAGTTAGCTTTGTTGAAAAAAACTATGAATTATTCCAATACAAAGAGAACGACTTTAAAATAGATGACAACAATTCGGAGAAAGAATTTTACCAAGAACATCCTGAATTTTTACAAATTTCAAGCTTATTTACACAAGGTTTTACAAAGTCATGAATGATAGAAATTGGTGATATTTTTATCATTGATCAAAATTCAAATACAAGAAAAATGAATTTAAATGATTATTATGAAATAATTTCAAAATCTAAAAAACGTCAATTTTTGAATTACTTCAACTTTAGTAAATACTTACAATTTCAATATTCAGATCCTTTATAC includes these proteins:
- a CDS encoding ATP-binding cassette domain-containing protein encodes the protein MIKIENLSKKYKAFSLSNVSFDFLKEDLIAFVGDNGSGKTTTIKLIFNLIKKDNGEVYYNNDKLHTNSNLSKIAFFPDSNNIPLELTIIEYMEYIAAITDVEKEEFIIRSENIFKMLNLKEIKKKKLKQLSGGMKKRAVMAGILISKPEFIIFDEPTANLDVEAKIEFIELIKKLHERGVGILITSHIIDELQSIANKLIIIKSGSIVYNEAFDNSKSSIKEIYLKFKDKRESNLKELDKIYE
- a CDS encoding ABC transporter ATP-binding protein, whose amino-acid sequence is MIRIENLTKKYKDFSIENISFQILKDELIAFVGDNGAGKTTTIKAIFDLIKRDGGEIYYNNESLFSNSNLTKIAFFPDSNNIPLELTVLDYMEYIAAVTSLGKKEFYARSENILEMLEFRDAKKKKLKNLSAGMKKRAVMAAILVSKPEFIILDEPTANLDVEAKIEFIELIKKLHEKGVGILITSHIIEELQEVANKLIIIKKGKLVFNEKIDNKNISIKEIYLKFKDDKESKLGGLDKIYE